A region from the Linepithema humile isolate Giens D197 chromosome 1, Lhum_UNIL_v1.0, whole genome shotgun sequence genome encodes:
- the LOC105674975 gene encoding odorant receptor 46a-like translates to MHILPISFALLTYTGYWRPVHFPANSLKYWIYNLYSVFMFVLLQSFVLYGIADIVVYSTSLQEVVDKCYLFLSVFGVSCKIVHLFIRRGKVIDLVQMLLKKNCIPRDSKEMSIQNKFNQSAKQVTIACEILNVSCAIFATFAQFYILLKTRTLPVYNWSPFDITPMYAFLPMLIYQCVALTLCANSSVAHETLISGMMIQTCAQFEILSYRTHALPTLLTEAEKNSKSDKDLMTRERMLIRDLIHHHLYVYKFAHTVNAVFMLMMFIQFSISSLVLCMIVYKLSTMTSLFTLDFAYLSSYLCAMLMQIYLYCWYGNEVTLKSIDIGNAVYEMDWTTLKVRVMKDLLIIMMRASKPVKMSSGYVVTLTLESFMSILKLSYSAYNFLKDS, encoded by the exons ATGCACATACTTCCGATATCGTTCGCTCTGCTCACTTACACCGGTTACTGGCGGCCAGTGCATTTCCCTGCCAATTCGTTGAAATACTGGATATACAACCTTTACTCGGTCTTCATGTTCGTTTTACTACAGTCATTCGTGTTGTACGGCATAGCAGATATTGTTGTGTATTCGACGAGCCTGCAGGAAGTCGTAGACAAATGCTACCTGTTCCTCTCAGTCTTTGGTGTCTCCTGCAAGATTGTGCATCTCTTTATACGCCGTGGAAAGGTCATCGATTTGGTCCAGATGCTGCTGAAAAAGAACTGTATTCCCAGAGATTCTAAAGAGATGTcgattcaaaataaatttaaccaAAGTGCGAA ACAGGTCACAATCGCCTGCGAGATTTTGAACGTATCCTGTGCGATATTTGCGACTTTTGCGCAGTTTTACATACTTTTGAAGACGCGCACTTTGCCGGTGTACAACTGGTCGCCCTTCGATATAACACCGATGTATGCCTTCTTACCTATGTTGATATATCAATGCGTAGCCTTGACGTTGTGCGCCAATTCCAGTGTTGCACATGAGACGCTAATTTCCGGCATGATGATTCAGACCTGCGCTCAATTCGAAATTTTGTCCTATCGCACTCATGCATTGCCGACATTGCTGACGGAAGCTGAAAAGAACAGTAAATCGGACAAGGATCTGATGACACGCGAGAGAATGCTCATTCGTGATTTGATACATCATCATCTTTACGTTTACAA ATTTGCGCACACCGTAAATGCGGTCTTTATGTTGATGATGTTCATCCAATTCTCCATCAGTTCCCTCGTTCTCTGTATGATCGTCTACAAGCTATCCACAATGACGTCGTTATTTACGCTCGATTTTGCGTATCTCTCTTCTTACCTGTGCGCCATGCTCATGCagatatatctttattgttGGTATGGCAACGAGGTTACATTAAAG AGTATCGACATTGGTAATGCTGTTTATGAGATGGATTGGACCACGTTAAAGGTCCGAGTAATGAAAGatcttttgataataatgatgcGTGCCAGTAAACCTGTTAAAATGTCGAGTGGTTATGTGGTTACGTTAACCCTTGAATCTTTTATGAGC ATTCTCAAACTATCCTATTCGGCGTACAATTTCTTGAAAGATTCTTAG